In Rhodococcus sp. OK302, one genomic interval encodes:
- a CDS encoding alpha,alpha-trehalose-phosphate synthase (UDP-forming) encodes MSGQAEFVVVANRLPVDLERLPDGTTRWKRSPGGLVTALEPILRSNQGAWVGWAGVADADMDPIVEDGLELYPVPLSATEINEYYEGFSNATLWPLYHDVIVKPEYHREWWNAYVEINRRFAEATSKAAAHGATVWIQDYQLQLVPKMLRMLRPDLTIGFFLHIPFPPVELFMQMPWRTEIIEGLLGADLIGFHLPGGAQNFLFLARRLAGQQTSRGNVGVRSKLGVVQVGFRTVRVGAFPISIDSGKLDERSRSKAIRDRAKQIRKEIGNPKNIMLGIDRLDYTKGIDVRLNALHELLIDGRIDPAETVMIQLATPSRERVESYVQMRGDIEQMVSRINGEFSEVGRPVVHYIHRPVDRDELIAFFVAADLMLVTPLRDGMNLVAKEYVACRSDLGGALLLSEFTGAAAELRQAFLCNPHDLDDVKDSMVKALNQPKEDGRRHMRALRRQVLTHDVDRWARSFLDALAHGGAAGPALIAPDEANEAEENH; translated from the coding sequence GTGTCCGGGCAGGCCGAGTTCGTGGTTGTTGCGAACCGCCTGCCCGTAGACCTCGAGCGACTCCCCGACGGCACTACACGGTGGAAGCGCAGTCCCGGCGGATTGGTGACTGCACTGGAACCGATCCTGCGCAGCAATCAGGGCGCCTGGGTGGGCTGGGCAGGCGTTGCCGACGCCGATATGGACCCCATCGTCGAAGACGGCCTCGAACTCTACCCAGTGCCGCTCAGCGCCACCGAGATCAACGAGTACTACGAGGGCTTCTCCAACGCCACACTCTGGCCGCTCTACCACGACGTCATCGTCAAGCCCGAGTATCACCGCGAGTGGTGGAACGCGTACGTCGAGATCAACCGACGCTTCGCCGAAGCTACGTCCAAGGCCGCCGCCCACGGCGCCACTGTCTGGATTCAGGACTACCAACTCCAGCTGGTACCGAAGATGCTGCGAATGCTGCGTCCCGACCTCACAATCGGCTTCTTCCTTCACATTCCGTTTCCGCCGGTCGAACTGTTCATGCAGATGCCGTGGCGCACCGAGATCATCGAGGGCCTTCTGGGCGCCGATCTCATCGGCTTCCACCTCCCCGGCGGCGCCCAGAACTTCCTGTTCCTCGCCAGGCGCCTTGCCGGACAACAGACTTCACGCGGCAATGTCGGCGTGCGCTCCAAACTTGGTGTCGTACAGGTGGGTTTCCGCACGGTTCGCGTCGGTGCCTTCCCCATCTCCATCGACTCCGGCAAGCTCGACGAACGGTCACGCTCCAAGGCAATTCGCGACCGCGCCAAGCAGATTCGCAAAGAAATCGGCAACCCCAAGAACATCATGCTCGGCATCGACCGCCTCGATTACACCAAGGGCATCGACGTCCGTTTGAATGCTCTCCACGAACTCTTGATCGACGGCCGGATCGACCCAGCCGAGACCGTCATGATCCAGTTGGCGACGCCCAGTCGTGAGCGCGTCGAAAGCTACGTCCAGATGCGTGGTGACATCGAACAGATGGTTTCCCGCATCAACGGTGAGTTCAGTGAAGTCGGACGCCCTGTTGTCCACTACATCCACCGACCCGTCGACCGCGACGAGCTGATCGCATTCTTCGTTGCCGCTGACCTCATGCTCGTCACGCCTCTGCGCGACGGCATGAACCTGGTTGCCAAGGAATACGTGGCCTGCCGCAGCGATCTGGGCGGGGCGCTACTGCTGAGCGAATTCACCGGTGCCGCAGCAGAACTGCGCCAAGCATTCCTCTGCAATCCCCATGATCTTGACGACGTCAAGGATTCCATGGTGAAGGCTCTCAATCAGCCCAAGGAAGACGGTCGACGCCACATGCGTGCGCTGCGTCGTCAGGTGCTCACCCACGACGTGGACCGCTGGGCCCGCTCGTTCCTCGACGCACTTGCCCACGGCGGCGCTGCCGGACCGGCACTGATCGCACCTGACGAGGCCAACGAAGCCGAAGAGAACCACTGA
- a CDS encoding alpha/beta fold hydrolase: MTVATINGIPINYQVKGDGDLVVLIMGTGSPGRVWDLHQTPALVAAGYRVCTFDNRGIAPSGESTSGITMPDMVADTAALIEHLGGGPAFVIGTSMGARVAQELTLARPDLVRKAVFLAGHARMDHFQQTLSQGERELTDSGVELPAKYRAAVTAVMNLSPATLADEHAARDWMDIFEFTGGATSPGVRAQLAMDRTFDRRRDYRAIMRPCLSVAFADDRMIPPYLSREVADCIVTATYEEIPDTGHYGYLERPDAVNKVLIDFLAS; this comes from the coding sequence ATGACGGTCGCCACAATCAACGGAATCCCGATCAATTACCAGGTCAAGGGTGATGGGGATCTGGTGGTGCTCATCATGGGGACGGGCAGTCCGGGGCGTGTCTGGGACCTTCATCAGACTCCGGCGCTGGTTGCCGCGGGTTACCGCGTCTGCACGTTCGACAACCGCGGAATCGCGCCTTCCGGTGAGAGCACCAGCGGCATCACGATGCCTGACATGGTTGCCGACACCGCCGCACTGATCGAGCATCTGGGCGGTGGACCCGCCTTTGTGATCGGTACGTCGATGGGCGCCCGAGTGGCGCAGGAACTTACGTTGGCTCGTCCTGATCTGGTGCGCAAAGCTGTTTTCCTCGCGGGCCATGCCCGGATGGATCATTTCCAGCAGACCTTGTCCCAGGGCGAGCGTGAGTTGACGGACAGTGGCGTCGAACTGCCCGCAAAGTATCGTGCGGCGGTGACTGCGGTGATGAATCTGTCGCCCGCCACCCTGGCCGATGAACACGCGGCCCGCGACTGGATGGACATCTTCGAATTCACCGGCGGTGCAACATCACCCGGTGTTCGAGCGCAGCTCGCGATGGACCGTACCTTCGATCGCCGTCGGGACTACCGGGCAATCATGCGTCCGTGCCTGTCGGTTGCCTTCGCCGACGACCGGATGATTCCGCCCTACCTCTCGCGTGAGGTTGCGGACTGCATCGTGACTGCGACGTACGAGGAGATTCCGGATACCGGCCACTACGGGTACTTGGAGCGTCCGGATGCCGTGAACAAGGTGTTGATCGACTTCTTGGCTTCGTAA
- a CDS encoding ABC transporter ATP-binding protein, with product MSSTSASTAVDSGESDTGKHNGAAILRRVLVRNRGPLAIGTVLVCVHQLAETAVPISIGVIIDRAIETSDTTALVVSICALGMLFLVLTAAWRLGARFIVKAMEEESHRLRLEVAHRILDPRGVRTDLRAGELLTVSTSDAEHTSWIADIVPRAVAASTAAVASAIALLWIDIPLGLAVLIGTPVILGLLQRAAPLITSRAKGQQESIARASATATDLVSGLRPLRGIGAEESASERYRKVSRDALASTIDTARATSIYTGLSTTISALLAVAIAGLAGYFALQGRITVGELITVVGLAQFFIEPLGLLASLPGYFAVARASSDRLALVLDAEPIVKAGSVTDLDGTDLTLDGIEFRTLAGVDLHCAAGELLGIVAYQPQDGEALAAVLSGQLASDEYRGSVSVGGVSLSDMDLALSRRTVLVEPHISDLFGGTLASNLRAGGAPSADVTKALSASAAADVVDAHPDGLELEVTDRGASLSGGQRQRVALARALLTRTPVMVLHDPTTAVDAVTEASIAEGIARLRHGHPSNGQSTTILITSSPALLAATDRVIVLDRGVVASVGTHNELAATDENYRGAVLR from the coding sequence ATGAGTTCGACCTCCGCCAGTACCGCCGTCGATTCGGGTGAATCCGACACCGGTAAACACAATGGTGCTGCGATCTTGCGACGAGTTCTGGTGCGCAACCGGGGACCGCTGGCCATCGGCACTGTGCTGGTTTGTGTCCATCAGCTCGCCGAAACCGCGGTGCCGATCTCGATCGGTGTGATCATCGATCGAGCAATCGAGACTTCGGACACCACTGCTCTCGTTGTCTCGATCTGTGCGCTCGGCATGCTGTTTCTGGTGCTCACCGCGGCCTGGAGGCTCGGTGCGAGGTTCATCGTGAAGGCGATGGAGGAGGAGTCGCATCGGCTACGGCTCGAAGTCGCTCACCGGATTCTCGATCCGCGAGGCGTGCGAACAGACCTGCGCGCCGGTGAACTGCTGACGGTGTCGACCTCCGACGCCGAGCACACGTCGTGGATCGCCGACATCGTCCCGCGGGCCGTTGCGGCATCGACCGCTGCGGTGGCGTCGGCCATCGCACTGCTGTGGATCGACATCCCCCTGGGGTTGGCCGTACTGATCGGCACTCCCGTCATTCTGGGTTTGCTGCAACGTGCTGCGCCGTTGATCACGTCTCGGGCAAAAGGGCAGCAGGAGTCGATTGCACGTGCGTCGGCGACGGCGACGGATCTGGTGAGCGGATTACGGCCACTTCGGGGAATCGGTGCCGAGGAATCCGCGTCGGAGCGGTATCGCAAAGTCAGTCGAGATGCCCTCGCCTCGACGATCGATACCGCGCGGGCAACCTCGATCTACACCGGGTTGTCGACCACGATCAGCGCGCTGCTCGCGGTCGCGATCGCCGGTCTTGCGGGCTACTTCGCGCTGCAAGGCAGGATCACCGTCGGTGAGTTGATCACCGTCGTCGGGCTGGCGCAGTTTTTCATCGAACCGCTCGGACTCCTTGCTTCGCTACCCGGCTATTTTGCGGTGGCCCGGGCGTCGTCGGACCGATTGGCCTTGGTCCTCGATGCCGAACCGATAGTGAAGGCGGGCTCGGTGACGGACCTCGACGGTACTGATCTGACGCTCGACGGTATCGAATTTCGCACGCTCGCCGGAGTTGATTTACATTGTGCAGCAGGTGAATTGCTGGGAATCGTCGCTTACCAGCCGCAGGATGGCGAAGCGTTGGCCGCGGTACTGTCCGGCCAATTGGCGTCGGACGAGTATCGAGGTTCGGTCAGCGTCGGCGGAGTGTCTCTGTCCGACATGGACTTGGCGCTTTCCCGGCGCACGGTTCTGGTGGAACCGCATATCTCCGATCTCTTCGGCGGCACTCTCGCATCGAATCTCAGGGCCGGCGGCGCACCTTCGGCAGATGTAACGAAAGCGTTGTCCGCGTCCGCGGCCGCAGACGTCGTCGATGCTCATCCCGACGGACTGGAACTCGAGGTCACCGATCGCGGAGCCAGCTTGTCCGGTGGCCAACGCCAGCGGGTCGCGTTGGCGCGGGCCCTGCTTACCCGGACGCCGGTGATGGTCCTGCACGATCCCACGACGGCAGTGGACGCCGTGACGGAGGCGTCGATCGCCGAAGGAATTGCGCGGCTGCGTCACGGACATCCGAGCAACGGGCAGAGCACCACGATCCTGATCACCAGCAGTCCGGCACTGCTGGCAGCGACGGACCGGGTGATCGTCCTGGACCGCGGAGTTGTGGCCTCAGTAGGTACTCACAACGAACTTGCCGCCACCGACGAGAACTACCGAGGAGCGGTGCTGCGATGA
- a CDS encoding twin-arginine translocation pathway signal gives MTQTTTEFAPIPSPSSRVSVLTIVLCVISAVAIALAAVSAWLYFGPGGARDIAAIDQARAEVTQVSSDQAVAMFQYDHNNVDQQLHAATDGLTGEFQNTFTKLIESAIIPGAQEKALTVQVVVQGASILDVGPDTATTMLFLNQITTSKDSPEAVASGSRVKMGLEKQDGHWLVNSVQPF, from the coding sequence ATGACTCAGACAACGACAGAGTTTGCCCCAATTCCTTCGCCGTCCAGCCGAGTGTCGGTACTGACAATCGTCCTCTGCGTAATCAGTGCAGTGGCAATCGCTTTGGCCGCGGTATCGGCCTGGCTCTACTTCGGACCCGGCGGTGCCCGTGACATCGCGGCGATCGATCAAGCCCGAGCGGAAGTTACTCAGGTTTCCTCGGACCAAGCCGTCGCAATGTTCCAGTACGACCACAACAACGTGGACCAGCAGTTGCATGCGGCGACAGATGGATTGACCGGAGAATTTCAGAACACGTTCACCAAGTTGATCGAGTCTGCGATCATTCCCGGCGCGCAAGAGAAGGCGCTGACCGTCCAGGTGGTTGTGCAGGGTGCGTCAATTCTGGACGTGGGGCCCGATACGGCCACCACGATGCTGTTCCTCAACCAGATCACAACGTCGAAGGATTCACCCGAAGCCGTGGCAAGTGGCAGTCGCGTCAAGATGGGCTTGGAGAAGCAAGACGGTCACTGGCTTGTGAACAGCGTCCAACCGTTCTGA
- a CDS encoding ABC transporter ATP-binding protein: MTTTERELLPIASGRETWRWLRSALAEHRTAAVLAVAASTVASAMALIPLYVFGVLVDRVRENAPTSTIVGVVIVIAAAAIVGGIFTGVAAYLVKRLGETILATLRERAVGRALRLPVQTVEKVGTGDLLSRVGDDVAVIARAVGDVIPSLVSSLLLVALSMLTMLGIDWRLGLAGLVALPMYVLALKWYLPRSAPIYAAQRVAMGTRAQALISSVHGVRTVRAYGLEKEHLGRIDDASGKARDLSVGVFGLFTRFAGRGNRAEFVGLSAILVVGFLLVRGDIVTVGQTTTAALLFHRLFNPIGALLYTFDEVQSAGASLARLVGVVEIPDTDRTSGTGFVPADGSLTLVDVRHSYDGREVLHGVSLTVAAGERVALVGSTGAGKTTVAAIAAGSITPTSGSVSIGGVPLSGVDDVRRHVAIVSQEVHVFAGPLIEDLRLAAPDASDEDMASALKTVGAEQWVAALSEGVETVVGEGGHEITAAQAQQLALARLVLVDPAVAVLDEATAEAGSAGARELESAADAATAGRTTLVVAHRLTQAAAADRVIVLEHGRIVEEGPHRELVSAGGRYSQLWAAWEGRETR, encoded by the coding sequence ATGACCACAACCGAACGCGAACTGCTACCGATTGCCAGTGGCCGTGAAACCTGGCGGTGGTTGCGTTCTGCACTCGCTGAACACCGAACCGCGGCCGTCCTTGCCGTCGCGGCCTCGACGGTGGCGTCGGCGATGGCACTGATCCCGCTCTACGTCTTCGGAGTACTCGTCGACCGGGTCCGTGAAAACGCGCCGACCTCGACCATCGTCGGAGTGGTCATCGTGATCGCCGCGGCCGCAATCGTCGGCGGAATTTTCACCGGCGTCGCGGCGTACCTGGTCAAACGACTTGGCGAGACGATTCTGGCAACGCTGCGTGAGCGGGCAGTCGGCCGTGCACTTCGGCTTCCGGTGCAGACTGTCGAGAAGGTCGGGACCGGAGACCTGCTGTCGCGGGTCGGCGACGACGTGGCAGTGATCGCGAGGGCTGTCGGCGACGTGATCCCGAGCCTGGTTTCATCCCTTCTCCTCGTAGCTCTGAGCATGCTCACCATGCTCGGTATCGACTGGCGGTTGGGGCTGGCCGGACTGGTGGCACTACCGATGTACGTCCTCGCTCTGAAGTGGTATCTGCCGCGCTCCGCCCCGATCTACGCGGCTCAGCGAGTGGCGATGGGGACACGGGCGCAGGCTTTGATCAGCAGCGTGCACGGAGTTCGCACTGTCCGCGCTTACGGGCTCGAGAAGGAGCATCTGGGCAGGATCGACGACGCGTCGGGGAAGGCTCGCGATCTGTCAGTAGGCGTCTTCGGCTTGTTCACCAGGTTTGCCGGCCGCGGCAATCGAGCGGAATTCGTGGGCTTGTCCGCGATCCTCGTCGTGGGATTTCTCCTGGTTCGCGGCGACATCGTGACCGTCGGCCAGACAACCACTGCGGCTCTGCTGTTCCACCGCTTGTTCAACCCGATCGGTGCCTTGTTGTACACCTTCGACGAAGTGCAGTCCGCCGGTGCGAGCCTTGCGCGTCTGGTTGGTGTTGTCGAGATTCCGGACACCGATCGCACGTCCGGTACGGGTTTCGTGCCCGCCGACGGTTCGCTGACGTTGGTCGACGTCCGGCACAGCTATGACGGCCGCGAGGTACTCCACGGAGTCAGTCTCACCGTGGCCGCGGGGGAGCGGGTGGCTCTGGTCGGTTCGACCGGCGCCGGCAAGACGACGGTTGCAGCCATCGCGGCCGGTTCGATAACTCCGACCTCGGGGAGTGTGTCGATCGGTGGTGTTCCGCTGTCTGGCGTCGACGACGTGCGACGTCACGTCGCCATCGTCAGCCAGGAAGTTCACGTATTTGCCGGACCGCTGATCGAGGACCTGCGCTTGGCCGCCCCCGACGCTTCGGACGAGGACATGGCGTCGGCGTTGAAGACCGTCGGCGCGGAGCAATGGGTAGCGGCACTGAGCGAGGGGGTCGAGACCGTCGTCGGTGAAGGCGGCCACGAGATCACCGCCGCGCAAGCGCAGCAGTTGGCGTTGGCGCGGTTGGTGCTGGTGGATCCAGCCGTTGCGGTGCTGGACGAAGCTACTGCGGAAGCGGGTAGCGCCGGCGCTCGCGAATTGGAATCAGCGGCAGACGCGGCGACGGCCGGACGGACGACTCTGGTTGTTGCGCACCGTCTTACACAGGCGGCAGCGGCCGATCGTGTGATCGTCCTCGAACACGGCCGGATCGTCGAGGAAGGCCCGCACCGCGAACTGGTGTCCGCGGGCGGTCGATATTCACAGTTGTGGGCCGCATGGGAAGGGCGCGAGACGCGCTAG
- a CDS encoding DUF302 domain-containing protein, with protein MDIAIGTKVSGTFDDVVARTRQALSEQGFGVLTEIDMQATLKAKLGEDMEKYLILGACNPTLAHRAVTVDRQIGLLLPCNVVVREDTEAENSFFVEAMNPDLMVQVSGDAGLESVAADAAVKLRAAIEAL; from the coding sequence ATGGACATCGCCATCGGCACCAAGGTCAGCGGAACATTCGACGACGTCGTGGCACGCACGCGCCAGGCTCTGTCGGAACAAGGTTTCGGCGTCCTCACCGAAATCGACATGCAAGCCACCCTCAAAGCCAAGCTGGGCGAGGACATGGAGAAGTACCTCATCCTGGGCGCCTGTAATCCGACCCTCGCACATCGCGCGGTAACAGTCGACCGACAGATCGGGCTACTGCTGCCCTGCAATGTCGTCGTGAGAGAAGACACCGAGGCTGAGAACTCGTTTTTCGTCGAAGCCATGAACCCGGACCTGATGGTGCAGGTTTCCGGTGATGCGGGCTTGGAGTCCGTTGCAGCGGATGCGGCCGTCAAACTCCGCGCAGCCATCGAAGCGCTCTAA
- a CDS encoding metal-sensitive transcriptional regulator, giving the protein MTGDEESQALVLNRLRRAHGQLAGVISMIENGRDCKAVVTQLAAVSKALDRAGFKIVASGLRECLSGDGADAQEPLTEAELEKLFLALA; this is encoded by the coding sequence ATGACCGGCGATGAAGAGAGCCAAGCGCTCGTATTGAACAGACTGCGCCGAGCTCACGGCCAACTCGCGGGAGTGATCTCGATGATCGAGAACGGTCGAGACTGCAAGGCTGTAGTCACCCAATTGGCGGCTGTGTCCAAGGCGCTCGACCGCGCCGGATTCAAGATCGTTGCCAGTGGCCTACGCGAATGCCTGTCCGGCGACGGCGCAGACGCACAGGAGCCGCTGACCGAGGCAGAACTCGAGAAGCTGTTCCTCGCGCTGGCCTAA